A region of the Phaseolus vulgaris cultivar G19833 chromosome 11, P. vulgaris v2.0, whole genome shotgun sequence genome:
GTTCAGCGAGTCTGTTCGAGAGAGTTTAAGAGTCAACCCGCGAGTTTGATAACCTTGGTACTAACTCTTCCTCTATCTCATTCTATCAATGAAATGGCCATTTATGGACACATCTGCTTTCATTTTCCAAAGTAGACATTGAGAATTTGAATAGACTAGACGAATGAAAATGGACTAGCGCTGAAAGTTTACACCACTCTTTTCCCATTTGTTTTGGAAGCATTCTGATTAGGCCATGTTCGGCAGGCTATTAGATAGTATAGTGATTATTGACTCACCACAAAACTTACCACCGTCCACTCCACTTTGCTTAGAAAGAGATAACAACAAACAATAGagtttgaatatttttcataataatattatggTTCTGTTTAAATAATCATCTTCATAAGTATTTCtagataaacaaaaaaaaaaaagaaattaaattgaatcaaacttattctgtaaattaaaataacttatgTACATTTGGTTTTAGAAAAGTTGaatgaaaaatcatcaataaaagttaaGTCTAACATATAAAACTTGACTCATTTTATACGTTTTCTTCAATTTTGTTGCGTTTCTTTTGCTGTTCAGAGTAACTATTCTCCTTCTCGAGAAGATCCAATGGAAAATGAAGTTTGAATCAGTAGTTATATGAACATCCGCCGGAAACATAAGTTTCACTGTTTTTTCTATTTGTGCTGCCGTgtttcttaataaatttaatgttttttgcATTTGGGCTTGATTTGTGAGCAATTACGGTGTAGATTTTTTTTCCACTATTTCCTCTAAATGTTGTTGACACTATGTTTTGgcctcttttttttcttctcattgtTGATCCATGTTGTTTCTATCATACACCATTCATTTATTAATGGAGTGCCTCCTGCATTATGGTTTTCAACACTTGATTGAGGATGGTAATTAGGAGTGGTTTTAGTGTTGTTGGTATACTATCTTTAGTTTGGTCTCAACTCCTTGTTAGTTTTGTAGCATTTTTTGTGTTGGGGCAGACCATGGATGACTTGTTTGATTCCTCGTTGAACTTGGAGGACACCCATTACAAGGAAGGCTATGATGAAGGCCACAGTCACGGCCTTGTCGCGGGCAAGGAAGAAGCCAGACAGGTTGGCCTGAAGGTTGGTTTTGAGATTGGAGAGGAGCTTGGTTTCTATAGGGGTTGTGTTGACATTTGGACTTCGGCTGTTCGGCTTGATCCCACTTGTTTCTCTTCACGGGCCAAAACAATTGTTGGCCAGATGGAGGAGTTGATTGAGAAATACCCTCTCATGGATCCAGAAAATGTACAAGTGCAAGAGATCATGGATAGCCTCAGGGTCAAGTTCAAGATGGTTTGTTCTTCCTTGCATGTCAAACTTGAGTATAGTGGCTATCCAAAGTCTTCTACAGAAGCCAACGATATTCAATTTTGAGCTGCTTATGATATTTTCAGTCTTCTAGAGATACCAGTGTGTAGAGATACAATGATTTGGGCAAGTTGATGAACAAATTGCTTGTTATCATTTCTATAAACGGTCGTATAAGTCAATGTATTAAatagttattttatattaaaaatgataatgTATACATTGCTTATGAATGTAATCTTGATAAGTATTGTCAAGAATATTATTCAAGAATGACTGCTTTCTTTGGTTATTTTTGTGCATAGTTGTTAGAATTGTGTGATTTGTGATTTGTTAATATGATTTAGTAAGCGAAGGTTCATATCATTGATGAGTCACAAATGGCTTTGAATTATATGAACATGCATTAATTGTTCAAACTCTATATCATTGATATGAATCACACAATTCAACCatagttttttctttctttcaagttttactttcttttgttaactactttaaaaaaaattgagaagcCAAATCAGCTATTGAATGGAAAGGAACACTATTACACTAATGCACCCTATTTGATTATTCCTTTATCtgattttttttcccttttaaaGTAGGGGTTTCTCTTGTCAGTCACTCACTAATGTTTTGTAGTTGCTTTTGGTGACATTACGGGTGATTAAGGgcaatgacttttttttttatctgggGTCAGCCTGATACCTATTTTCATTTGTCTTAGAGACCTATTCTCATTTGTCTTAAAAGAATCTTTGGTTAAATTTTCAATGggaaaaagattaaaaatagttatttgaAAGGTGAAAATTGAGTTAAGATGAGTTTCATTGGCATGCATTATTGATGGAGGCAGTAAACTGTTCTCATATGTAAAGGCGGATTATTTGATTGTTGATCCATCCATAGCTATCTGAGGCAATAGCTATCTGAGGCAAGTAGGTGTTAGTTAGAGTACACTATTTTACATTTTACCATtaataaagttataaataaatctATGAAGCTTCAGGTTTCTGAATATCAATTGTTGAATCATGTGATCTATAATGATGATATGGAAGTTAACTGATCTATGCCCAATATTCAAAGTCATTTGCTATTTATCCCAAGAAATGAATCCTTTGCTTGTTAAGACATATCAAATTGATTGCAAATTGTGTCATCGATGGTTATTCAATTCATAACTTGCTCCAAAAACAACTATCTATGCTGCAAAACTAACAAGAGTTGAAAACAATTTAACACTAACGTGGCATAGCAATGACACCAAATCTTTAATATCAATTAACAGATAAGCCACAGTACATTAGGATTGTTGGCTGCAAGGTTTGCCTCTAAATCAGACATGATCTGTCATACCATGACAATAAAGCAAATAGTAGATCCCTATCTTGAGCTGCATACAGTTTGTTATGTGTAATTCTGATTTATCACATTATTAACACAACATAGGGATAAATGGTTCTGCTATAAAAACACTGCACTTGGCTTTATTTTTTTGGTTTGAGGCATATGCTGCTTTCTATGGTCAAGCTGCTGACAATGTTTGGTAGATGCATGGAGGTATGTAGTGATTCAGGAAGCAAATGCAGCAAGGTCCGGGGATCTTTTAGTCTTTGCTCTTCATGGTTATGTTGTGCTGGTCACACCTAGCTGTTAGCATGTTTTCTCTAGCAGTTTTCCCTCGCCACAAggcttttgttttgttttgtgctGGTTTTATGCAGATTCAGGTTTTGGGACTGAGTATCTTTAACTAGTTTTAAGGTTTTGATTAAGTGGTGTGTCGCTTAACTTTGCTCTAATTGTTGAATGCTTAATTAGGAgtctttatgtataagggttggaacacccctaaagtgtttcttttaaattctattaattcattgctgataaaaaaaacatagggATAAATGGATAGTCTTGGAAGATGTTACCCTAGAGTATTTTTATATAAGCATCACAACATTTGATGTTTGGATTTTGCTTAAAATTATAGTTGGCCTTAACATATTTATCTTTTAGCTATGATAGTGTTTTAAATCATGGGTAGGGCTGGCCCCAGAAGAGTTCAGTTCATAATGGTTTTAGTATACTCCTTAACTGGGGATCCATTGTTTTTTATGCATTAAATGTAATCTCAATCTACTTCTGTTGCAAACTTGGGAATGAATTGAGAGAAATTGATCGAAACAAACAATGAAGTTGAACAATTATAGCATTAAGAATAGTACTTAGTTATCTCTCCTTTGAGGATTTCTCCTCTAggattttatttttacaaaGTGCTAATATTCAATATACAAATATTATTGGATATTAATGAATTCCCCACCCATAAGTTCTCCTAACTATTTATGTTACTAACTTGCCCCTCTGACTTACTAAACTAATATTCTAACTATTGAAACCAGCTATGCCTTCCTCAAATTCCTAACATTCTCTAATTTTCTTGCAGCTATAATTGGTTCAGTTTGATAAGGAAGTAGGGTAATCTGCAATACAAGGTGTGAAAACAAGATGCAGAATAGAAAGTTGGCTTCTGGAAGGCCCTCTGGAACTGATGGCTCGGATTACTCCTTCCGTATGGTTGTTGATTCAAGTTAGCTTCATCTTTTCCTTaatctctctttattttattttattttattttattaatttatgacATACATATTTTAATACAGTTGCACTGAATTTATTCTATAGCTTAGCTTTTAGCTATATCTTGTTTTATTAATATTCTCATTGGTTTTTGTTGTTTTGATGTTATGCCATTTAGGGTATCAACTAGTTGCAAAGGGGAAGAAACGTCTCTCTCTGCACTTTATCACTGAGGTATCTaggattttgtttattttttttcttttataattattgtaattcTATGTCAATGCCAATGGTATTATATGTTctgtgataattttttatttggttaTTGATTGTagatttttaaatgaaatattttggaCCAGTTTAGTGTATTTAGTTTAAATGAGTAACAACTCTGTGATTTAGTACAAATTGCTTTTGTGCTATTTTGGAAaatggttattttttttataaaattaacaaattaattATTCTGAAAAAGGAATAGAATTATCCACTAAAACCCCCAGACTATCTCTCAAAATTTTCCACACACAGTCACCAATGCACCAAACCTTTTGCAAAAGCCAACATGCATAACATCCCCAATCAGTACCAGTGAATCAAACTGCCGCCCACAGGTTCAACAATCAATTTGATATATCTATCATATGTCAATTTCAGTGGATGTTGCTGCCAGACTTCTTAAGTAGAAAGAGAATAGAGTACCAGGACCAAAATAGCTGATTTTGCAAGAAGCTGAGCAACGTGTGCATAAAATTTGTGATTCTTCTATCTTTGAATTGTATCTTGTATTGGCCCTTCAACATTTTGTTCTGACTATCTCTGAGCTGAGAACCTGTTTTGATCCAAAACTTAACAGCAGAATTTTGGGTGTTCACGTTCAAATATTAGTGTCAATGCTTTTTTTAAGTAGTGAACTTTAAGCATAACTCAATCCTACAAAATTGACCCAGTAAGGTGAGGTTTGtacctacttatatactataaattggTTTCGTTTGTAGTTGATGTGGTATCTCCAACACCTCCCAATGTCGAGACATGTACATCTAATGCGTATGACTAAATATTAATGAGTGATCCGATAGCGAGTGACATAATAGGTGCAACAAACCTCGTTAGGATAGACTTTGAAACCATgttaaaataaaagagaaagagaggcA
Encoded here:
- the LOC137809269 gene encoding uncharacterized protein, whose product is MVIRSGFSVVGILSLVWSQLLVSFVAFFVLGQTMDDLFDSSLNLEDTHYKEGYDEGHSHGLVAGKEEARQVGLKVGFEIGEELGFYRGCVDIWTSAVRLDPTCFSSRAKTIVGQMEELIEKYPLMDPENVQVQEIMDSLRVKFKMVCSSLHVKLEYSGYPKSSTEANDIQF